One Myxococcaceae bacterium JPH2 genomic window, GCCCGCGGCGTCGGCGGCGACCTGGGCCGCCACGTTGAGTCGCTCCAGCAAGCCCGCGCCGAAGTACTGGCGCATGGACTCGCCTTCATGGGCACGCACCAGCTCGGGCGTGTCCACGTAGCCCACGTAGCCATTGGCGAGCGCCAGCACGTGCGTCGCGCCCGTCCGCTCGCGCAGCTCCACGCCCGCGCCCGTGGTGGGCTCGCCCGGCACCGTGACGAGCGACAGCGGCCCCAACCGCAGCGCATCCACCTCCGCCTCGCGAGGCGCCGAGGCACACAGCACGTTGTCCCCCGCCGAGCGCGTGAAGCCCGGCACCAGCCGCGTGGAGTCCGGGCGCGGCATGGCCGCGGACATCCGCGCCAGAGACAGCGTCACCGGCCCCTGCGCGGGCACCAACTCCGCGCGATCCGCCAGCGAGGACAACGCCCGCGCAAAGCCCTCCGCGCGCTCCACGCCCTGCCCCTCCGAGTACGCCACGGACGCATTGCCCACCGCGCCCTGGAGCAAGAGCGTCACGCCGCCCGAGGCCGTCTCGCGCAGCGCGCTGAGCCGGCCTGGATAGTCCGGATCCACCCGCTCGCGCTGCCGGGGAATCAGCGCGGGGTGCGCGGCGAACACGAGCAACTCCGCCACGGGCGCGCTGGCTCCACGCAGCACCACGCGCGTGAGCGCACCATCAGGCGCCTGACCTCCGGTGCGCGTGTAGACGAGCCCCGCGTCCTCGGCCTTGCCCACCTCCAGCGTGACGTCCGTCAGCGAGGCCGCCGCGCGCGCCACCGCCTCGCTCGCGCCCGCCACGGCGGACTCCACCGCGTCGCTTCGGTAGCGCCCCGTGCCCGAGACCTGCGCCACGAGCCGCGTGTCATATCCCCCAAAGGACGAGTGCGTGTGCGTGGCCATCACCAACACCTCGCCCACGCCCGACTCTCGCGCCCGCGCGCGCACCCGCTCCGTGACCTCCGGCGTGATGAACAGCAGCTCCAGCGACACGAGCCCCACGCGCACCCCGCCCGTCTCCAACACCACCGCGCGCGCGTGCAACGGCGGCTCGGCCACGTTCGCCTCGGCGCGCGGCGGGGGATAACCCGCCACCACCACCGGGAAGGGCGGCTGCAGCTCCACCTTCGCCGC contains:
- a CDS encoding neutral/alkaline non-lysosomal ceramidase N-terminal domain-containing protein — protein: MSSGRRLPWRTLVPFALLTAGAAYALASWNWCGPWVEHAPTVLSRIRGEGPLRAGAAKVELQPPFPVVVAGYPPPRAEANVAEPPLHARAVVLETGGVRVGLVSLELLFITPEVTERVRARARESGVGEVLVMATHTHSSFGGYDTRLVAQVSGTGRYRSDAVESAVAGASEAVARAAASLTDVTLEVGKAEDAGLVYTRTGGQAPDGALTRVVLRGASAPVAELLVFAAHPALIPRQRERVDPDYPGRLSALRETASGGVTLLLQGAVGNASVAYSEGQGVERAEGFARALSSLADRAELVPAQGPVTLSLARMSAAMPRPDSTRLVPGFTRSAGDNVLCASAPREAEVDALRLGPLSLVTVPGEPTTGAGVELRERTGATHVLALANGYVGYVDTPELVRAHEGESMRQYFGAGLLERLNVAAQVAADAAGFTR